ctcccacagGTAGAATACAGAAACTTGAAATAACTGCTAATCCCAAATGTAGGTGATATGCACAAATATACTGTTGAACAGAGTTTGGACAGCGAACAGTACACCTGAGTTCAGTCATACAAACTAACTTTTGTAAATAGCATTAGACGAATATATCCATGTCTCTAATATGAATCTAGAtgtattttcttacaaaatGCATTAATAGAAATATCCAGGCAAATACATACCATACAATAGCAAAAGCTTTAAGCCCCATTTAATAAGATGACTTTCTGATTAAAAATAGAAGGCAATTAAGATTTACTGAAAATTACaattaagaaaagctttcacAGTGCAATATTGAAACTGTCACAAAGTTAAGAAAATACTGATATCAAAGTACAATCACAATGTTAAAGTAGACAAAACTACTATACAAGGGCATATCTTGTAAAATTAAAGGGAATGAACACAAGATAGGGGACATCTCACGTCCCTGCTCCACATATCTCATTTCCTAGTCTTCAGAGTCATAATTGTGTCTTTCGGACATCAGTAGAAATCTTGGTAAAACTAAGAGGTTCATTCTTCTTTGTAGACCAGATTTCAAAGCCCGGTTACTTCTTGAAAACATGTTCTTCATCACTGCACAATTTCAAAGTAGTGCAATATTGCCATGATGTGCTGAGGCATGAACACATAGCCTGTGTACAGTGCCATTCCAACAATGGAAACTAGCATGGAATCTGAACTACAGTtgaggaaaaaagcatttgaaatagAAACCACAGAAGACATCACAAACTAGAGCATTAAAACTTTAGTGGTTACTATCTTATAACATTAAGTTTTTGAAACAGACACATTCAATTGTATTCAGCAATTATAAGCCACAGAAGGACCTACTGAACACTGAAAACCAGAATGCCAGTAGAAGCAATCATCTGAACTGCAAAGGATGCCTTGCAAGTTATACACTGCCTCGTCAGTGACACAGGAGGACAGGCGAGAGCATGGGAATTGTGATGGAGAACAGAAAATGGGCACTGAGAAGACACACATTTTCACATTCATCCTCTCAGATATTGAGCAAGTCTTGCAAGCCAGCCCCATTCAGCCAAGCAGAAAAAAGTCAACCaccataaaaatacaaaagaaaacaaaactgcaatAATATGAGCAGCTCTACTGAATAAGAGTAACACCATTCTTATTTGTGGACGACTGCCTTTTTAAGCTCACAGCATTAGATGTTTTCTAACTGCTTCACTCACAATGCCTCAGAGCATCAGCACAGTTTTGAGTCAAGGTGAGCACTTAAATAAACAAACTCATTAGTACTTTACTATAGGAGATAGCTTCACATGAAGTTTATTTTGCAGGGCAATCTGCTAAAAAATCTGCAGATGACCACTTTATTAGCTGAACTCCTAACAGGGAGCTTTTGTAAAACTTTTATAGAGAACTGTGACAATAGCTTATAAAGTACATGTACAGTTGGACTTTTGTCAACCTCTAGGGCTTTTGAAGCTTTATCTAAACAAATTCTGGCATCACGGGAGACAGGAAAGccttcctccaaaaaaaaaaaccaaggggGGAAACAATGCTTTAGGTTTTCGTTTTTACATTTCTTAGATTCTTaactgctttagtgtgtagttctgagcttcatattaaggaatggtaagctctcttcacagagtagctagacaaaacaattccttttctAGCTTAGGACCAAGGACAACtgatccaaatttcaggcccaagagcagaaacaatgtgcactgaagagagaaaaacaagagggatgggacttcataaaCTAAAGAtataactggacaattaactccacTATGctaatggaccagaacttataaaagcAAGAGACCTCGCTTTTGAACAGTTGTCCATTTTGTGGCCATTCTGGGTTCATcctgggtgtagccctggctgggctcttgtactgcccaaggtgtatccactgaggccttttaataaatactgactttattctttaactccatctagcctctgttctaggtcagccttgaCATGGCATCAAGATCACTACAAGATTATGGTTTCAGAAAGCTTAAGGTTTCAGAAATTCAAAAGTACgcaaaatgaataaaaaaagcCGTTGATTTCATCCAGCTACCTGCAGAGATTCAGTAAACTTAGCCCGAAACATTGTAAAACACACTGGAGATTAACAAGCGTGATAAGGCCAGACAGCAGCACTCCGTTTCCACAGGTGAAACCAGAGGAGCTGTGcgtgctctgtgctctcctgagATCAagtctgcacagcacaggcGTAACAAGCGCTCCATGCCCGACTTGCCCACGGCACAGAAGAGCTATGAGGTGCGCCTATTACAGCTGCTTGGTGTATTTATAGTCCCAGAGGATTATACAGTAGAGATACTAAAATGAAGGTCAGCTCATAAATCCACATTTCCATATCAGTGCTCGCCTCTGATAATGCAGCACAGCCACGCACGATTAGTTCCCAAGGCCACTGTGTCCATGCTGCATCCATACAGCACCGTGCAGACATGACACACCTACAGccacagcaacagcatttttgtttgaggacaaaaaacatttttgctgaTCTGAGATCAGAAGTGATGCTTGTGCCACTCTTTACACTTGTACGTTATGTGGAAATTACAACATGaacattttctgaaagtaaACGTGCACACGCTTTCATTTACTTACATATTTCGCacaaggtaaaaagaaaaaaagtactcATGACTAATAGAAttgcaaggaaaacaaaaattaggtTTCCTCAGTGATATAGGCATGGCATAAAAGGAAGAAGGTACGTTAACACGGAATACAACGTAAGAACCCCTACCTGCACAATTGTGCACAGTAAGTCTATAAAACTTactatttctcttttccagtaaTCTCCATTTCAACTGACTtgatacagggaaaaaaaaaagactgatcACACCGCTGTAACTTGGGCAACCACTTTTACATAACAAATGTGAATGTCTTTACAAAGCTAAGCAGAATATCAGTAAAAGCagcttcttgctgctgcttatACCCTTCTCTATGTTAATGTTTTAGTTAATTTCTCTCTCTACTGCTCAACATTAGCTGCAGATGGCTCACGGTCACTCATATTGAGACATCATTTTAAGTCAAGAtcaaaaaatcagagaaaaaatactTGTGATGCCACAgcaatacttaaaaaaaaaggcactggTAAAGAAAGGGCCAGGTAAAGAAGCAAACCTATAAACAGTCTTTATAGAGACACCTTTACATGAGTATCTGTCAAGTTCTTCCAGTCTAAAACAGCCAAGCAAACTTACCAGCTCGAGGATTAAATACCCATGTAATAGAAGCCATGTGACAAAGCAGATGAAAGCCTAGGTTTGCAAGGTTTTGCAGCATGCACATTTACCTTCCTCTAggcaaaatacaaaagaaatcaTTGAAGACACTTAGCCTTAACAGAAAAGTCGGGATTTCAGTGCAAAAGACACAACTACCGTAACTCCAAAGATATAAACTTATGCCGGAGGAGAAACGGACTAGGCTGCCAGACGCCCGGACACAGCACGCGAAACAGCACGGCGAGGTTTATTCCCAGCTCGGGCAGGATGTTAGTTCGGAAGGGTGAGGAGCCGAGTCCCCGCTAGCAAGGAGAGGTCAAGCCTCAGTCCCAAGAGGAGACTGCCGCTCCTCCGGCCGCCGCGGGCTCTGGCCGCGCTTGGCGCCTCAGGCCggctgcccccggcccggccccgctcccctcccggCCCGACGGTCCCCCGGGCCCGGGCAGCGCTCTCAGCACGAGCACGGCCCGGGCGCTCCCCGAGCACCGCGCAGGGCCGGCGGAGCCGCCACACCCGCCCGGCGGCCTCGGGGCAGCCCCCGAGCCGCCGCCGGACACAGCGCGACAGGGacgggagcagccccggccccgcactCACACCCCCGCCCCGCCAGGCCCGGCCGGCAGAAGGATACTGAAGACGGTGCgctcccagggctccagcaTGTAGAGCGCGGTGACCAGCAGGTACTGGTAGTACAGCCACGACATCTGCTTCCACGCCGAGCCCAGCGCCATGGCGCTCCCCCGCCCGCCAGCGGCCCCGCGCTGGGCCCAGGCCGAGCGGAGACGGGGGCGGTGCAGCCGGGATCGccctcccccggccccgccctGGGCCCGGGCGGCCGCGGCCAGCGGCAAGGAGGCGCCGCGGCCTGTGGGGCGGGCAGCGGGTGCTGCCGGGGCTCCCGGGGGCGGGGGAGAGCGGCGCTTCCCCCGTTCTCCCCGCTGAACGCCGACATCGGGCCCGATCTAATTCAGTTATACGGCCGACCCTGAACCTGGTAACTTCCCGGCCCGAGTCACACCGGGGAGATGGTGCTGTAGCCTACATTCTCTCATCCTGTTTAATCGGAATTGACATTCTGCGAATCGCGGGAGAGCCAAAGCCTGTGCTTGGCCGGGCCTAAAGGAGACGTGTTAAAAATGATCTGCACGAGTCTTCAACTTCGTTCTGCTGTCGGAAAAAACGTGGCTCAGAGAAATGCGACCTTAAGATAGGCCAGCTTTGGCGAGATTAATCCATATGaataggaaaaacaaagaggtGGTGAATCAGCTGTTTACTGTGACTGTTCCTAAGGTTGCACTATCCTAAGGCACTCGGAGCCAGAAACCTGAGATTCCCAGAGACTGGTTAGGGACTATGTGATTAGGCAGGCCCTTGGCAGTTTATGCTGGCACTGTAGAAGGCACGGGTTGAAAACCCGCTGGAAGGGGATGTGCACAATCATCAGGCACCTTAAATGAGTAGAGTGTGTGTTGCAACTTCCAGGCCCTGTGTCCAGGCCAGTAGTCCAGACCACACATTCCAAGTGTGCACAGCATAGATTAGAAACTGGAATTGACCCACTATACTTACTCTGCTTAGTAAATCAATTTGCAATTATGTCATTGAGCAATGTGATTCTGTCCTTGTAGCCGTCCCACCCCTACCTTCACCTGTGCTATTTATACAATGGAAAATAAGGAAGTACAACCATAGGAGAATGCACATTTGAGTGACTTACACAGCTGCAAAATACAACTACAGGACCAGGAGATaactgcaaaaaagaaaagcagctggcaAAAGAAAACTTAAGAATGTACTATTTTGTGTGGCAGGAATTTGAAATGGGATTTGATTCACTCTGAAGACATTTAGACACATCTTATCTATGCAGATTTATTTGAACACCAGGACAATTAATACCCTGACGTAACTGCTGTTGGGAGCTGTTGCCACTATCCAAGtctgctgttgctgttgcaGTCTCTGCCGGAGGAGTCCTGTGTTGGTGTTGCTGCTAGAGTAAACAGTGGTAATCATGAAAGGTGCTTTTCTGTATAAACATGTCTAAAGTTCAAGGACAAGTGGGGTATTCAGCACAACTATCCCATTCAAAGCTGCTGGAATGGTATCAACATGGAACAAACGGGTCCAGTCCTCTCTGTTCCTGTGATTCCTAACAAAATGCTCTGCAATTCAAGTGGTAAGGCaagcaaaatgcagcagcaatAAAGGACCTGGGATGAGAGGAAAGGTAATGCCTAGAGGCATGCCAGCTTCACAGTATCGTACATCCACCTAGCCCACCAGGTAGGTGGTCCTTACACTTTTTTGGTATGGTGCATACTCATGAGTGTTTTTTTGCTAGTTAGCCCCttatggaaatggaaaattattccTCTGTACAGTTTCTCctccttcaccagctccattcTACCCCTGCTGTCATCATGACTGTCATCATGTAATTGTTTTTCCTGATACCACCTGCATTGACACTTGAGCCCTTGAACTACATTCTCACGTGCTCATGTTTCCAGCAGGTCAATGCAAACATCCTTAACCTGACACTACAGAGAGCCTTTCTGTTTCATCTGGAATGTAAAGAGAAGTAAATCAAGGCCAGCATGCTCCAGAGTACAGACCATATTCCCTATTACATGTATTCCTCCACACTTCTACCAAGAAACAGTTcttcaaatattcaaaatttcCTGTGTACACCTCTTGGCTCGTGGCACACAGTAAGAATTTATCCCACTTCACGATCCCACAGCTATCTGATACTGCAAGTTAGATACTTCACTATTGAGTCTGAAGGTAGGTAGTAGCAAAGATGAGACTGAAATCTTGTCTCACGCATACCCCAAGCCTCAGAACCAGTAGAGCTCCATTTTGTTCCTAGGTTGCATATGCAGAGGAAGGCGCATCATACTGACCAACCATGAGTTCAGCAGCTGTGTCAACAGTTCTCTACTTCATCAAGCAGAGGTTAAGTTTCTGCTGATTTGGAAATAGTAATTCCGTGTTATTCTTATGTAATCCTGACAGAAGAACCAGCATGtttatttcttcctaatctCATGTAACAGTACAGAATGAGTGTGTGTAGATCAGTAAAATAGAGATTACAAAAAGTAACCAAAGAGTTACAagattttattataatttaagGCACAAAAGATGTTATTCAGGTTTCTACCTCCTAAGTTCAAATATTTCTGACAATTTCTTAACGCACATATTACTAGTAATTCCTAGTACTATTAcgagaaaaaacaaaaacatgagatttttttttttcagacagagCTTTGTTCAAGGTACAGTTAAAAAATATCAAGCTATAACAGATGTTACAAAGAGTAAGAGTTTGCCTCTAGGACACACACCTGaatgaagacagagaaagacagagaaggATCCAGAATTAACAATTCAGTGGCTTCATAGATGTAAATACCAAATACAGAAGCTCTTTGTGCTTCCATAAAGAGGCTGTAAATGTactaaagaaacagaaaaagcaaactaGTTCTATGGTAATAGATCTGACTagaaatttcttcttaaaatgtATCATcataaggaaaaacaagaataaagTCCAGTACTTTCTTCTACTATGTATAtgtaaatatacatatttatatgttCAACATTTAGCTATATTACTAGGCATGATTTACATGATCAGTGGCAGAACAGTCCATGCCAGCAAAATCAATATAAGCTCATCTTCCACTCTGTATAGAATTTCAGTTTTTTGAGATCTTAATGAATGAAAAATCCAAATATCATGACAATTCCTTCTTTATCAGAGTGTCCCGGTTTTGGCTGGGACATTTATTCTTGTCAGTAACTTGGATTTAGTCTGAGAACAGTGTTCTCATGAACACCATGATGATTTGGTTGTTGCTACGTTAACTACTAAGGCCCAAACAACAGCTCCTGAGTCAAAGTTAACCTCTAGATGAACATTCCAGCCAAAAGTCATGTACATATTCACTCattaataaagtatttttatatgtattcaTTTATTTGCAAACCTTTCCATATCTAGAAACCTGGGAATGCCTTTCTAGGGGTGTATAAGATCAAAGACAGCTCCCTTGTATCCTCCTGGAGCCCCTGTGAGGCTTTAGGGAAAAGCCAATAGAAGtatgaaatgagaaattatgTCAGCTTGTTTGTTTAACAGTATCAAATCTGGGCTACTTTCACAGCAAAGTCAGGGGAGCCTGGAGGCCTGCAAGGTGGACACACCACTGGAGTTCTGTTACTGGGCATGATCCTCCTGTCCTTGGCTGTGACAGCTTCTCCCCACAACTGGTGTTTTGAGGACTTAGAGGATGGTCAAGTATTAGGGTAACTAATGATGTGTGATGTATCTGTCTTAATCCCTGTAGGCATTCTTCCTTAGTAACCATTGATGCATTGCTTGTCTTATCCTTTTGTGATTCTTTGCAGTTTTGCATTATAGTAAATTACACTGTTCCTTAACTTGGTGTCTGTTTGTGTCTGTGTCTCTGACCCTGCTCACTGGCAATACACTGAGGGGTACTCAGGgcaagtcaaggacttttcagtgtctcatgctctgccagtgaggagcaccacaaaaaaaacctgggagGGAGCCTGGCCAGGATAAGTGACCAAattggccaaagggatattccatacccTAGAATATCATGCCcagtatataaactgggggAGTTACCTGGAAGGCAGATGATCACTGTTCAAGGACAAGCTGGCTCTGGGTCAGCAGGTGGTGACCAGTTGTGGTGTTGTGGTGGAttgaccctggctggacaccaggtacccagcaaagctgctctatcTCTCCCCTCTGCAGATGGACAGAGGAAACACACATGAAGGTCCATGGGTTAAGTATTATGAGAGCTCACTCCCTGAATACCATCAAATACCATGGGCAAATCACACTTAGGGAtattaactgaatttattactaacaaaatcagagcaggataatgagaagtacAATAAATCTTACTTTCCCCTAACTCGCCCTGCTTCTTGGGCTCTAGTTCTTCCCCCACCAGAAGTGCAGGGAGACCGGGAATGggggttatggtcagttcatcacccaTTGTTCCTGCCACTGGTACGGGAGAAGTCCTTCAGTGTGGGGtgcctcccacaggagacagtaCTCCACTAACTTCCGTAACATGAGTCCATCCCACAGGCAACACTTATTCCAAAGCTGTTCCTTTGTGGGTCATTTTTCCAGagtgcagtccttcaggcacagcctgctccaacATGGGCCGGCCACGGGGTCACAAGTTTTATCAGAACACCTGCTTTAGTGGGGCTCCTCTTGCCGTCTTGCAGGTCTGGCTGGTTTTCAGGTCCAAATTTTCCTCCCCACTGcaggagggggtggggggagtGAGCAAGCAGTTGTGTGGCctagttgccagctggggtaAAACCACAACACAGACCATGAGTGAAATCTACCAAGAACAACAGCCTAATGACATCAAACGTTCTGACTGAATGTTGTTTATCCTTGCTAGAAAATAACCAATGCAGCGATGGAAAATCAGTTACTAGAAAGTGTTTATTCCAAGAAGCCATTCTAATACACACTGAGATAATGAATGGATAGTATATATACAGGGAATGATTGTAATATACAGATCTTACATggtatttacaaaatatttaatccCCAATGATACAACCGCCCGATGGTGGGAACGCATATATTGCTCTCATATACACGCACTTAACTGTATGCCTTTTATAAACTTTGCAAAAAGTCCAACCATTATAAAGTTCTCAGATgagaaaaccacattttcaaaAAGGCAAGTGTGCCTGCATTTCTAACACTTCCCACGCTCTTAAAAACAGcacaggattttttcccctgcatttcCACATTAGGAGTGGCTGGCCAGAACATTGAAGAAGTGAAAAACTTCATCTTTATCCATTACTGCTACTTCAGTTGAGCATTCAGTACATAATACTGGATGATatatttcctcttcttcttgATTTGATTGTATAGAGTCAAGTTCTTTGCTGTGCTTCATTTTCTTACTTCTTCTCTTTGCcttctttctgtatttcagtatttcctctTTGTTAACAACGCAGTTCATCACAAACATTGCTCTGTACTGTGTTTTGTAAGATTCATGTCTgtggagaaggggagaaaatgCAAGTCATACCATTCATACAACCCTGCTTCCAAGAAATCTGTTACCATCACTGAGTATGGGATTAAAGATAGGAAGTAACATGCCAAAGGGCTGAAAGCCAAATAAGCAGGAATTTTATAAACAGAAGTCACagctacaaaaataataaaaacatagaATTGCAGCCATCTGTTgttttttaaggcatttttaaaaaatactgtctgtTGCTGAAAGAAATGCCCTGGAGTACAATGGTATTGGTACTGCAGAATTATGCATTGCTACATATACCTCATAATAGTAAAAGATCAGGAAGCTGTGAGTGTAAATGACTCATCTACTGGCACTGACATCCTACAATGTCATGCAAGTCTGAAATTCCTTATTTATGAATAATATCATTGACATATCACGCTAGAAGCAGCATGTCtataaaaaaacataaaatttcaGCTGTCATCAGTCTTAACAACTGTGTATCTGGAGTATGTAGCAAAATTCAGTACTGTAGTTCAATTTAACACAGTGTCCTTCAGGCTGCAATTTTACAGCAGCCTGAACGAATACAACAGTGGCTGCAGAAGTCCAATCTCAAATTCTGCTGGCTTATTGCTTGTATGACACTGTGCTGAGCTACTGCAGTGGATTAAACCAAGGAAAGACCAGTctcacaataaaaatataattttctgttaGCTTAGCAAGCTGAAATActtcattacaaaaaaaaaggtcaaggaGTACCAGAGCCAGCAaagtgaaaacagagaaaaacagcaccCAGTACTTAGATGATTTCAGGCTGCTGTGGAATTTCATCCTctatcaccaaaaaaaaaaagggaaaaaaaaaaaaagacaagtacTTTATTCCTCATTTCAGAAGATTTCTTTCTACTTGACTCTCAGTTCCAGAGTCCTTTCCTTAGCATGGGTCAGCAGCACTAACTAGGCCTGCAATACAGTCAGATACTGCAGATTAGCAAAACACACATTTAGGACTCTCACCTAAACACCTTCCTGGCACTTTTAAATGTAACTGCACTCAAAACCCTAACTGCTGAGACTCAAACCAAGCAAGAATACACTATCTTCATTTTGCTTAATCCGCCTTTAAcaagacatttttaaacaataataACCTAGAATAGTTTTATGCCTCTAAACATCAAACCAAAATATATAGATTGGGGATTTTAGAGATACCTATCTGCCTGAAATGCCTGTTGAAAATGCCTGTTGAGTctccacaatttttttttttatttacctaCTCCACTATGCTAGCATTCTACCCTATTTTTCCCCATCTCCACACTGCAGGTTAAACTGATCATCACTCTTACAAACCAGCATCTAACCCTAAATCTAGACTCATGTCTTGTTATTAGAGCCACCTTGCAAGACAAGGTGCGAGCGAGCGTTGATAAAAATCCATAGATCAAACTGAATATACTAACAATTCTACTGaccaagaagaagaaataacaaaaagacCCCTTATTGTTCACTGTTGTTACCTCTGACAGTCCAGGCAAAGTGTTGTCATGCAGGCAGGGCAGTTCAGAACAGCGTCACTATTTGGAACAGCCGCAGGTTTtgcctgcctctgctgtggAGCTCTTCTCTGGTTACGGTACCTACCGATTcgagagaggaagaagcagagaCAAAAAGTGAAATTACATGCCCTTGCTGTTGGTCATATCAATTCAATGTCAAACCTTtctttgcattaaaatataCTACCAATTAATATTTGGCTCATTCTGGACACCTTTTGCATTAACTCAAGATAAATGAGAAGGTGAGGGGAAAACATGTACCACTATCTTTTGATTTACAGAGTATTTTCATTTGGTGAGACAAATACATCTGTCATGAGAATTTGTGCCTAACAACCCTCTCCTCTGACAAAGCAGGTATCTCAAGTACGATTTCTGCAAGCAACATTCATTATCTTATTCAACAGatttaagaggaaaattttACTTCTGCTGCAACAACCATTTTTCTACTTCAACCTTCAAAAAACCCTCATTAAAGTACCTTTGTACTGTTCCTGTTTTCTCTGCACATTTTGTGGCTTGCTAAGTTCAAAGTtttccaaaaccagaaattcaGTATTTATCAGGAACAAATATTAATCAGCAATCAAATTATCTTGCAACATTTTAATTCATAGCATGGTTGTTTAGATGAGATCTACAGACGAAACTGGCTTAGAGAATTTGGCaatcttgattttaaaaattttaaagttttgtgtCATTTTGAAGACTCAAGTTCTATTACATACACCCAGAACAATTTACAGGCTTTTAAGTTTCTTATgctttaaatttatatataaaaaatagttTCATATCATGGATTTGACAGCATTGGCTTTTCCTCTACATTTaccattttaaattaaaattttcagttgaTGTTAAGCATCTTACAATTCAAATATTTATGGTTGCTTACCCTCTCCTCTGTGAGTCTACCCACTCTTGGTCTCTACTGTCTTCTTCTGGGTCATACAGCAGCTCATCATTGGAGAGAATCCGACGTTgctgatgttttctgtttttccgGACATCCTGTGTATCTGGAAAAATTGTGCAAGAACACGTTACATCCATCAGACACAAATTATCAACATACACAATATACAATTTCCAATTTTCATTCTCTATCCTTGCAATAAATCTTAACTAAAACTTACATGCCTGGCTCATCTCTCCTCCAAGTGCATG
This region of Motacilla alba alba isolate MOTALB_02 chromosome 5, Motacilla_alba_V1.0_pri, whole genome shotgun sequence genomic DNA includes:
- the SPTSSA gene encoding serine palmitoyltransferase small subunit A; this translates as MALGSAWKQMSWLYYQYLLVTALYMLEPWERTVFNSMLVSIVGMALYTGYVFMPQHIMAILHYFEIVQ
- the LOC119701197 gene encoding E2F-associated phosphoprotein → MSRLREEDDPYVVEEPSDEERALSSSEDEVDVLLHGTPDQKRKLIRECLTGESESSSDDEFQKEMEAELNTTMKTMEGKWKSPEMGTSSSTGLTGSASTSKYYDDIYFDSDSEDEDKIDTQDVRKNRKHQQRRILSNDELLYDPEEDSRDQEWVDSQRRGYRNQRRAPQQRQAKPAAVPNSDAVLNCPACMTTLCLDCQRHESYKTQYRAMFVMNCVVNKEEILKYRKKAKRRSKKMKHSKELDSIQSNQEEEEIYHPVLCTECSTEVAVMDKDEVFHFFNVLASHS